From a region of the Streptomyces venezuelae genome:
- a CDS encoding NAD-dependent epimerase/dehydratase family protein, whose product MSTRRIVVTGATGFVGSAVLRRLAERHRGAAVCAVSRTRPVGALAGARWVEADLADEPSLRGVCDGADVLLSLASYVGPDADRCAAVNSTGTAALVAEARRAGVARIIHLSTCAVYGPGPHRGQDVRELTPAPVSAASGSRLAGERPVLDAGGLVLRAGLVLGRGDRWAVPALVDAFRRVPAGWGGGAGLASFVDVDDLARLVVALAFAGGSEAGARGVLHAHHPEPVRNRDLMDVLAEHRVLPGRPGPHWSWRRCLDALAATEGWVSERQFTLLAGDHWYRADAVWELAGIAPGPGPLSRIGAAAQWYRERGGLAPG is encoded by the coding sequence TTGAGCACCCGTCGCATCGTCGTCACCGGCGCGACGGGCTTCGTGGGGTCGGCGGTGCTGCGCCGACTGGCAGAGCGGCACCGTGGGGCCGCGGTGTGCGCGGTGTCCCGGACGCGGCCCGTCGGGGCCCTGGCGGGAGCTCGCTGGGTGGAGGCGGACCTGGCCGACGAACCGTCCCTGCGCGGGGTGTGCGACGGTGCGGACGTCCTGCTGTCCCTGGCCTCGTACGTCGGACCGGACGCCGACCGGTGCGCGGCGGTCAACTCCACGGGAACCGCCGCTCTGGTGGCCGAGGCCCGGCGGGCCGGAGTCGCGCGGATCATCCACCTGTCGACCTGCGCGGTCTACGGTCCGGGGCCCCATCGGGGGCAGGACGTGCGCGAGTTGACGCCCGCCCCGGTGTCGGCGGCCAGTGGCAGCCGACTGGCGGGGGAGCGGCCGGTGCTCGACGCGGGCGGACTGGTCCTGCGCGCGGGCCTCGTCCTGGGCCGGGGCGACCGGTGGGCCGTACCGGCCCTCGTCGACGCCTTCCGGCGGGTGCCGGCGGGATGGGGCGGAGGGGCCGGACTCGCCTCCTTCGTCGACGTGGACGATCTGGCACGGCTCGTCGTGGCGCTCGCGTTCGCGGGCGGCTCCGAGGCCGGCGCCAGAGGCGTCCTGCACGCCCACCACCCCGAGCCGGTGCGCAACCGGGACCTGATGGACGTCCTCGCCGAGCATCGTGTGCTGCCTGGGCGGCCCGGTCCGCACTGGTCGTGGCGCAGATGCCTCGACGCCCTGGCGGCCACCGAGGGATGGGTGAGCGAGCGTCAGTTCACGCTGCTGGCCGGTGACCACTGGTACCGCGCCGACGCGGTATGGGAACTCGCCGGGATCGCACCGGGGCCCGGTCCGCTGAGCCGTATCGGCGCGGCGGCCCAGTGGTACCGGGAGAGGGGCGGGCTCGCCCCGGGGTGA
- a CDS encoding ScbR family autoregulator-binding transcription factor produces MSERKQQRAPQLRAVQTKAAILRAAAEVFDEFGFSGASISKIMKRADVTQGGMYFHFSSKEELAYAVMVGQGDGLEFPAGEDGLQHLVDITLYLAEQLRHNPVLRAGVRLAVEQGEFGLRDDVAYQAWVLEFRQQLRFARAKGELQPDVDDHELAWVLVSSFTGAQLFSQASTGRADLPQRIASLWRYLLPAVAADGIRDGLRLSLPPGEPGPAPDPAPAPGPEPKPESKPRAKSAPEKRA; encoded by the coding sequence ATGTCAGAACGAAAGCAGCAACGCGCCCCGCAACTCAGGGCAGTTCAGACCAAAGCGGCCATCCTGCGTGCCGCGGCCGAGGTCTTCGACGAGTTCGGCTTCAGTGGAGCCAGCATCAGCAAGATCATGAAGCGGGCGGACGTCACGCAGGGCGGGATGTACTTCCACTTCAGCTCGAAGGAGGAGCTCGCCTACGCCGTCATGGTCGGTCAGGGCGACGGCCTGGAGTTCCCCGCGGGGGAGGACGGCCTGCAGCACCTGGTGGACATCACGCTCTACCTCGCCGAGCAGCTCCGGCACAATCCGGTGCTCCGCGCCGGCGTCCGACTGGCCGTGGAGCAGGGCGAGTTCGGCCTGCGTGACGACGTTGCCTACCAGGCCTGGGTGCTGGAGTTCCGCCAGCAGCTGCGCTTCGCCCGGGCCAAGGGCGAACTCCAGCCGGACGTCGACGACCACGAACTGGCCTGGGTGCTGGTCAGCTCCTTCACCGGGGCCCAGCTCTTCTCCCAGGCGTCCACCGGCCGCGCCGACCTGCCCCAGCGGATCGCCTCCCTGTGGCGCTACCTGCTGCCTGCGGTGGCCGCCGACGGCATCCGCGACGGACTGCGCCTGAGCCTGCCGCCCGGCGAGCCGGGGCCGGCCCCGGACCCGGCGCCCGCTCCGGGGCCGGAACCGAAGCCGGAATCGAAGCCGCGGGCGAAGTCGGCTCCGGAGAAGCGGGCTTGA